A single region of the Nocardioides aquaticus genome encodes:
- a CDS encoding response regulator transcription factor — protein sequence MPVTVALVEDHPLVLAGLGTVLAPYADRVRLLAGPLAPVAALAVDVVLHDPFTGPQPGSPDPRRVLGRPRARLIVFSWRGDADLVAVAFAAGADGYLVKSSTATELVDAVERVHAGETVRPGERRAPYDALPWRGAAHGLSVRESEVIAMVSRGLTNAEIAAEAYVSINTVKTYIRSAYRKIGATTRSQAVIWALGHGFDPTPSPWVDVPTLRVVPPAVAGTS from the coding sequence ATGCCCGTCACCGTCGCCCTCGTCGAGGACCACCCCCTGGTCCTCGCCGGACTCGGCACCGTCCTCGCGCCGTACGCCGACCGGGTCCGCCTGCTCGCGGGGCCGCTGGCACCCGTCGCCGCGCTCGCCGTCGACGTCGTCCTCCACGACCCCTTCACCGGACCCCAGCCGGGCTCGCCCGACCCGCGCCGGGTCCTCGGTCGTCCCCGCGCGAGGCTGATCGTCTTCAGCTGGCGCGGCGACGCCGACCTGGTGGCGGTGGCGTTCGCCGCCGGTGCCGACGGCTACCTGGTCAAGTCCAGCACGGCCACCGAGCTCGTCGACGCCGTCGAGCGGGTCCACGCCGGGGAGACGGTGCGACCGGGCGAGCGGCGCGCGCCGTACGACGCCCTGCCCTGGCGGGGCGCGGCGCACGGCCTGAGCGTGCGGGAGTCCGAGGTGATCGCGATGGTGAGCCGCGGCCTGACCAACGCGGAGATCGCCGCGGAGGCCTACGTCAGCATCAACACGGTCAAGACCTACATCCGCTCCGCCTACCGCAAGATCGGGGCTACCACCCGCTCACAGGCCGTGATCTGGGCGCTGGGGCACGGCTTCGACCCCACCCCGTCGCCGTGGGTGGACGTCCCCACCCTGCGCGTGGTGCCGCCCGCCGTGGCCGGGACGTCCTGA
- a CDS encoding glycoside hydrolase family 5 protein, which translates to MPAPPAPLLRHRPLVVGLLALVAVVVVALVTALLTGPGPSAPTGATSADDRTQLPTPGAIAAAAPAPVQADPPHPVVRGARLVDARTGDPLRLAGVNRSGAEYACIQDFGFFDGPVDDAAIARIVAWGTNVVRVPLNSTCWLGINGAPARWSGAAYRGQVDALVDRLHAQGQAVILDLHWSAPGTRQATEQTVAPDADHAPDFWRSVARRYADDPAVMFELFNEPRDISWGCWRDGCTTPEGWRAVGHQRLVDVVRATGARQPIVLDGLNYGGDLSAWAEYEPTDPLDQLVAGWHIYNFSQCGVESCWDATAGRLSRTTPVLLTETGQDGCRGDFLRALLPWADRHQIGYLGWAWNAADCSAGPSLISDYDGTPTAYGRVFRDHLAATAPDPDDPDPDAPSVRMDFERAGTQGWAVTAGRGTVARTTAGPVRGRASLALTSRSATTTATTRRVSGLAPGDVATLRVRPLGRGAAPAVRPVLATADGLTVLAPQRLRKQAWRTVTVTVPADLAAPAALGLRTKGAGVRLLVDDVAW; encoded by the coding sequence GTGCCCGCACCCCCAGCACCCCTGCTCCGGCACCGTCCCCTCGTCGTCGGGCTGCTCGCGCTGGTCGCCGTGGTGGTCGTGGCCCTGGTGACCGCGCTGCTCACCGGTCCCGGGCCGAGCGCCCCGACCGGCGCCACCTCCGCCGACGACCGCACCCAGCTCCCGACCCCGGGCGCGATCGCCGCGGCGGCGCCCGCGCCGGTCCAGGCGGACCCGCCGCACCCCGTCGTGCGCGGCGCCCGCCTCGTCGACGCCCGCACCGGTGACCCGCTCCGGCTCGCCGGGGTCAACCGCTCCGGCGCGGAGTACGCCTGCATCCAGGACTTCGGCTTCTTCGACGGCCCCGTCGACGACGCCGCCATCGCCCGGATCGTCGCCTGGGGCACCAACGTGGTGCGGGTCCCGCTCAACTCCACCTGCTGGCTCGGCATCAACGGGGCCCCCGCGCGCTGGTCCGGCGCGGCCTACCGCGGCCAGGTCGACGCCCTCGTCGACCGCCTGCACGCCCAGGGCCAGGCCGTGATCCTCGACCTGCACTGGTCCGCGCCCGGCACCCGCCAGGCCACCGAGCAGACCGTCGCGCCGGACGCCGACCACGCCCCCGACTTCTGGCGCAGCGTCGCCCGCCGGTACGCCGACGACCCCGCGGTGATGTTCGAGCTCTTCAACGAGCCCCGCGACATCTCCTGGGGCTGCTGGCGCGACGGGTGCACGACCCCGGAGGGCTGGCGCGCGGTCGGCCACCAGCGGCTCGTCGACGTCGTCCGCGCCACCGGCGCCCGTCAGCCGATCGTGCTCGACGGCCTCAACTACGGCGGCGACCTCTCGGCCTGGGCCGAGTACGAGCCCACCGACCCGCTCGACCAGCTGGTCGCCGGGTGGCACATCTACAACTTCTCGCAGTGCGGCGTGGAGTCCTGCTGGGACGCCACCGCCGGCCGCCTGTCCCGGACCACGCCCGTGCTGCTCACCGAGACCGGGCAGGACGGCTGCCGCGGCGACTTCCTGCGCGCACTGCTGCCCTGGGCCGACCGCCACCAGATCGGCTACCTCGGCTGGGCCTGGAACGCCGCCGACTGCTCGGCCGGCCCGTCGCTGATCTCCGACTACGACGGCACCCCGACGGCGTACGGCCGGGTCTTCCGCGACCACCTCGCCGCCACCGCGCCGGACCCCGACGACCCGGACCCCGACGCACCGAGCGTTCGGATGGACTTCGAGCGGGCCGGCACCCAGGGCTGGGCCGTCACCGCGGGTCGCGGCACGGTCGCCCGGACCACCGCCGGCCCCGTCCGCGGCCGGGCGTCCCTGGCGCTGACCAGCCGCTCCGCCACCACCACCGCCACGACTCGCCGAGTGAGCGGGCTCGCGCCCGGCGACGTGGCGACCCTGCGGGTGCGGCCCCTGGGGCGGGGCGCTGCCCCCGCCGTACGCCCGGTGCTCGCCACCGCCGACGGCCTCACCGTCCTCGCCCCGCAGCGGCTGCGGAAGCAGGCCTGGCGCACGGTCACCGTCACCGTCCCGGCCGACCTCGCCGCCCCGGCCGCGCTCGGGCTGCGGACGAAGGGTGCCGGCGTCCGGCTGCTCGTCGACGACGTCGCCTGGTAG
- a CDS encoding GAF and ANTAR domain-containing protein: MTESALAESLVTAARALQRETGSQDTLDRVAQLAVQMVDGCRHAGISLNRRGVITSPATSDPVVQRVDELQYEFDQGPCLDAIRQHEWVHSADLAHDPRWPVWGPRTVEETGIRSMMAFRLFAHHDVVGALNLYSTEPGSFDEHDRDTGAALAAHAALAVVSSQKIENLEIALDSRTVIGQAVGIVMERFDLEPDRAFAVLSRLSQDLNRKVRDVAQELVVTRTMPGG, from the coding sequence ATGACGGAGAGCGCACTGGCCGAGTCCCTCGTGACCGCCGCCCGCGCGCTGCAGCGCGAGACCGGCTCGCAGGACACCCTGGACCGGGTGGCGCAGCTCGCCGTGCAGATGGTCGACGGGTGCCGGCACGCCGGCATCTCCCTCAACCGGCGTGGCGTGATCACCTCGCCGGCCACCAGCGACCCGGTGGTGCAGCGGGTCGACGAGCTGCAGTACGAGTTCGACCAGGGCCCCTGCCTCGACGCCATCCGCCAGCACGAGTGGGTCCACTCCGCCGACCTCGCGCACGACCCGCGCTGGCCCGTGTGGGGCCCGCGCACGGTCGAGGAGACCGGCATCCGCTCGATGATGGCCTTCCGGCTGTTCGCCCACCACGACGTCGTGGGGGCCCTGAACCTCTACTCCACCGAGCCGGGCTCCTTCGACGAGCACGACCGCGACACCGGCGCGGCGCTGGCCGCGCACGCCGCGCTGGCCGTGGTGTCGTCGCAGAAGATCGAGAACCTTGAGATCGCGCTGGACTCCCGGACCGTCATCGGCCAGGCCGTGGGGATCGTGATGGAGCGCTTCGACCTCGAGCCCGACCGGGCCTTCGCCGTGCTGTCGAGGCTCTCGCAGGACCTCAACCGCAAGGTGCGCGACGTCGCGCAGGAGCTGGTCGTGACCCGGACGATGCCGGGCGGCTGA